In a genomic window of Limisphaera ngatamarikiensis:
- a CDS encoding argininosuccinate synthase, with protein sequence MKIVLAYSGGLDTSVILAWLKERYQAEIIAFCANIGQEEELRGLRAKALRTGASKCYIEDLQEEFARDFIFPMIQAGAIYEGQYYLGTSIARPLIAKAMIEVARKEGAEAVAHGATGKGNDQVRFELTVAALAPDLQVIAPWRDPEFRRRFPGRSEMIAFCQEKGIPVQATAKKPYSMDRNLMHISYEAGILEDPWMDAFAPENKDMFKLTVAPEDAPDKPEYVTLDFEQGNCIAVNGRRLTPLGVMKTLNRLGGKHGIGRVDMVENRYVGMKSRGVYETPGGTILHFAHRQMESLTMDREVMHLRDSLIPRYAELVYYGYWYSPERIALQAFITETQKNVTGTVRLKLYKGNIMVAGRKSPVSLYQPAIATMEADPTQAYNPDDATGFIRINALRLRVAAQVHAATQKNPGRPANARRKTGR encoded by the coding sequence ATGAAGATTGTGCTGGCTTATTCCGGCGGTTTGGACACCTCGGTCATCCTTGCATGGCTGAAAGAACGGTACCAGGCCGAGATCATTGCCTTTTGCGCCAACATCGGGCAGGAGGAGGAACTTCGTGGTCTCCGCGCCAAGGCACTGCGTACCGGCGCTTCCAAATGCTACATCGAAGACCTCCAGGAAGAATTCGCCCGCGACTTCATCTTCCCCATGATCCAGGCCGGCGCCATCTACGAAGGCCAATACTACCTCGGCACCAGCATCGCCCGGCCCCTCATCGCCAAGGCCATGATCGAAGTGGCCCGTAAAGAAGGCGCCGAGGCCGTCGCCCACGGCGCCACCGGCAAGGGCAACGATCAGGTCCGATTCGAACTCACCGTCGCCGCCCTGGCGCCGGACCTCCAGGTGATCGCACCCTGGCGCGACCCCGAGTTTCGCCGCCGCTTTCCCGGCCGGTCCGAAATGATCGCTTTCTGCCAGGAGAAGGGCATCCCCGTCCAGGCCACCGCCAAAAAGCCCTATTCCATGGACCGTAACCTCATGCACATCTCCTACGAGGCCGGTATCCTCGAAGACCCCTGGATGGACGCCTTCGCCCCGGAAAACAAGGACATGTTCAAACTAACCGTCGCACCCGAAGACGCACCGGACAAACCCGAGTACGTCACCCTGGACTTCGAACAAGGCAACTGCATCGCCGTCAATGGCCGTCGCCTCACCCCCCTCGGCGTGATGAAGACCCTCAACCGACTCGGCGGCAAACACGGCATCGGCCGGGTGGACATGGTCGAAAACCGCTACGTCGGCATGAAATCCCGCGGCGTCTACGAAACCCCCGGCGGCACCATCCTCCATTTCGCCCATCGCCAGATGGAATCCCTCACCATGGACCGCGAGGTCATGCACCTGCGCGACAGTCTCATTCCCCGCTACGCCGAACTGGTCTACTACGGATACTGGTACAGCCCCGAACGCATCGCCCTCCAGGCCTTCATCACCGAAACCCAAAAAAACGTCACCGGCACCGTCCGGCTCAAACTTTACAAGGGCAACATCATGGTCGCCGGCCGCAAATCCCCCGTCAGCCTCTACCAACCCGCCATCGCCACCATGGAGGCCGACCCCACCCAGGCCTACAACCCGGACGACGCCACCGGTTTCATCCGCATCAACGCCCTCCGACTCCGTGTGGCCGCCCAGGTTCACGCAGCCACCCAAAAGAACCCCGGCCGCCCCGCCAACGCCCGGCGCAAAACCGGCCGCTGA